The window GTCACGGGAGCTAGGAAATTGTCGAATCACAAGTTACAGACCATGATCTCTAGGTCAATGAAGCTGAGACTATACAGTTCTCGGCCTGTTAGGCTGTCAGTGTGCCTGCTTGGCTGGTCTTGGAAATGAGGGTAAACTCTTTTTGTCAACCCAGGTAAGTCTCACATCTTGAAACACTTCAACTCTGCATCTAGACATGCTTACAAGGCTCGGTGAATGTCATTTTCAGTAAATGCTTGGAAgcggaaaagggaaagaaaaaagaaaaaacgcGGAATACCGCATGTTGAGCCCCACGAGAGATGCTGCTTCTGTCCGGCGGTGTTGGCGGGTCAAGATGTATGGAGCTTCCATATTAATCTGACAAGCCAGTTCCACGGTAACGGATCTCAGCAAGCATCATATGATGAACTCTAATCGAGCAACTGCGCAATCGATGCGTGATTCCGTAGCTAAACTTGGATCACTCTCGAGCACATACCGGAGAACCGGTTTCCTAGTGCCGTCGGCTTGGAACTATCCCTTACCGCCATAACCGTCCGATACTAGGATCTTGAGTTAATATTCTCGCATTCTAAGTAGCCTTGCCACCAATGCGTCGTCCAACGATGCTAGACGCATCTGTTCATTTTCATGTTCTGGTTGCGGGCTCGCATGGATTTCGTTGACGCCTCTCTTTGTGCAAGTTTCTTTCTGAAAGGGCTTTGAACTGCATCATCATACATGAATTAATCTCGAATTCCATATTCGAAGAATTGCACTTGAACGTATCTGATACGTGCCTTAAGTCGGACGTTGTCGCatcgtctcttctccagtTTCTTGATTCATCAGCCTCAGAAGTCCTGAATTCGTCACGCAGCAATATCGGTCAACTAGCACTAAGACTAAATGTCTGTACCCGAGCATTATGCCACTGTCTACTGAGTGGAGATGTTAGACCGCAGCTTGTATGGACGGGAAGGATGTCACTAAGTTCTTCTGTTGATCTCTTTGTTGAACAATGTCGGTGTGTCTACGGCATGGTCTTCCTTCAGGCCAAAAATATGCAGCGTGGCGGGATCGAAAAATCAGAGACGTCAAAGAGCCATGTTCATTTTCTATCACTCAGAGATACTATTCATTACCCCATACCCCGAGAATGGAAGTGTGAAGAAAATGGAGTCTATGAACCATTGCCGTGATTTCCAGAAAAGTCATTGACAGGGATTAATGACCAAATCTGATCCGAGtcaatggagatgcagctACTCTTTTCAGCCGCCGGATCCAAGGTGGCCTACCCTCATTGGTCGATCGGATGCCTTAGATGCAATCTTCGGGAGGATTCCATTCCTTTGGGCAATGCCTGCGAGGCTCTTACTTGCAGAAAAGCCCTGGGGCTAATACACTTGCGCGGCATATTGCGTATAAGCTTGTCAGATAAACAGTGCTAATCTTCTGGGCATTCCTACAATCTATCACTCCGATGCTCCATGTTTCATCTGCAGGAGCATGGGTCAGCTTCCTGCAGGATTCCCAATACCACTCTTTGTCTCATGGGTCAACACTTTAGCAAATATCGTCACCACAGCGGCCCGTTTCCGGATTAGAAGCTGCATTTCTGGTCACTTAATGCGGGTAGTGCGCACACTTTACATCAATAGTAGATGAtccgcatcttcatctatTGGCTGAGCTCTGCGCGTTTGTTTACCGCCATTGAGATGCCCGTTGCCAAGCCTCTTGCATTCAACCAACTCCTTTTGGATGATCCCTCCGATGGCTCATTCACTGTGGGTGGTGTAGAAGCGCCTTGGATGCGATGGAGTGCGTCACTATAGATAGGAAGCTTGCCTAAGCTAGTATCAACGCGGTGAGGCGTCAATACTCCGTTTGTATAGAAGAGTGAGTGTGGGTGTGTGGACTCTGCTGGTGTGTAGGTGTGCAAACGACCTCATCAAACCTTTCTCTGTATAAGAACACTTCGAGGGCTCCTTGCTCCACACTTCATtggctcttcttcacatcTACTCTCTGAGCACTTCACTCTATCAACTTCATCTACGCCCTCGAACCCTTGTTGTTTTATATCACTGCACCTCCCCCTTGGCCCGATTACTACTCCCCAGAGACTCTATTACTCATATGAAGAGAGGGAGTggttcctcctcatcttggAATAATACATCATGTGTGAACCtccgagaagagaaggccAGAACGTTGGCTCCAGTATTGTAGATGATATCGCCATTGTTGGACTTGCATTACGATTCCCAGGCGACGCTACTTCGCCACAAAAGCTCTGGGATGTGTTAGAGCGGAAAGAGTCTCAATGGTCTGAGTTTCCTAAAGACCGGCTCAATATTGATGGCTATTATCACCCGAGCAATCAGAGGCTGGGAAGTGTACGCTCTCATGAGGGTTCTTTATATGTTTCAGAAACTGTACTGACTTGTTGCAGCTTTCATTTCGAGGAGGTCATTTTTTGAAGGATGACATCAGCGCATTTGACGCTCCTGTAAGAACACCTGAAAGCAAGACTGAAGTTGAGCAAACATTAATGAGAATAACACAGTTCTTTTCGATCCCGACAGAGGAAGCAAACGCAGTTGATCCCCAGCAGCGTATACTCCTTGAGGTCTCATACGAAGCGCTTGAGAATGGTACGTTGTATCCAGCGTTGGGGCTGGTTCCACAAGACTAAATACACTGACGTGTGTAATAATCATTAGCTGGTATTCGGAAAGAAGATATTGACGGGAGTGATGCTGCGGTCTATGTAGGCTCATTTGTCAAAGGTCAGTTCAACACTAGCTACTTGTCTTTTCGGAGATCCTTCAGGAATGTTTATCTAACGTTACACAACACTAGATTACGAATATATCAGCCTCCGCGATCAGAATTGGGGGCCAAAGTATGCCGCAACAGGAAATGGGATTGCTATCATGTCAAATCGTATATCGTATTTCCTCAACCTACATGGCCCAAGCATGACAGTGGACActggctgcagctccagTCTTATTGCGGTTCACTTGGCTGCTCAGAGTCTTCGAACTGGGGAGACATCACTAGTAAGAAGCTGAACGAGTGTCTTGGCCCCTGAATGACTTCGACTGACCTTGCTATCAGGCTTTGGCTGCGGGCACTGGCATGATTTTGTCTCCGGAAACTATGCTCCCCATGACGGCGTTAAATTTCCTCAGCCCGGATGGGAAATGCTTCACTTTCGATTCCCGAGCCAATGGTTATGGCAGAGGTGAAGGTATTGGTGTTGTAGTCATGAAGCGTCTGACAGATGCGATCCGTGACAACGATACTATTCACGCTGTCATGCGAGCTAGCAATATTAACCAAGATGGTCGCACCAAAGGTATGTTAACAGCATCATATAATGGCCAATTTCTTCCAAGAGAGAGGCAATATACTAACGAGATGCCAGGTATTACTTTTCCCAGCGGAGACGCCCAGGTTGCCAATATTCGTGCCGTTTATGATTCAGCTGGTCTTGATTTTGCTCAGACCGGCTACATCGAATGTCATGGCACGGGAACGCAGGCCGGTGATTGGCAAGAGCTCCAGGCTATCTCTCAAAGTATCGCTTCTGTCCGCACAGTTGATAACCCAATCATGGTGGGCTCTATCAAAACCAATATCGGCCATCTTGAGGGTGCAGCCGGGATTGCTGGCTTGATCAAAGGAGTATTGGCTCTAGAACGCGGCCGTGTGCCGCCAAATATCAACTTTATTAAGGGGAATCCCAAGATTGACTTCAAGAATTGGCGAGTGAAGGTGATTAAAGCCTCCGATCCTCAGTCATGCAATTTACTAACTGTATATTAGGTCCCTACGGAAGTTACAGACTGGCCTATCGCCGGCATTCGTCGTGTCAGTGTCAATTCCTTCGGATTTGGAGGCTCTAACGCGCACGTCGTTATAGATGAAGCTCCAGGCTATCTTGCGCTAAAGGGGTTGAATGCAAACCACTCCTCTACCGACGTTATACCACCGAGTAAGACTGGAGTCTCAGCTGAAAAGAAACCCGAAGCTCGGTTGTTTTGTTACTCAGCAAACGACAATGCTGGTGTTGTTCGCGTCATGAGATCTCACCTCCAGTTTCTTGAGTCTATTCAAAGAGATGCTGGGGATTCTTTTCTCAACTATTCTTATACTCTAGGCTGCCGCCGATCGAATTTAGAATGGAAAGGTTTTATCATAGCCGAATCAGCATCAAACCTTATGGCTAAGATTCAACTTTTCGATTCGAGTCATTTGGCTCGCTCGTCGTTGAAGAAGCAACACAAGCTAGGATTCGTCTTTTGTGGCCAGGGCTCCCAGTGGGCGAAAATGGGCGCAGATCTTATGTCTTTCAACGTGTATAGCGCCAGCCTTAAGGAGGCCAGTTGCTTCTTGCAAATTGTGTTGGGCTCTCGTTTCGATCTTTTGAAAGAGATTCTTCGAGGAGGTGAGGATACACGCATATCTGATCCTGAAATCTCCCAGCCTGCAACGACCGCTCTTCAAGTTGCTCTTGTCGACTTGCTCAAGTCTTTTAATATCCAGCCCAAGTATGTACTTGGACATTCTTCTGGAGAAATTGCCGCCGCGTATGCCTCAGGAGCCATATCGCGATATGATGCCTGGAGAATCGCCTACTATCGCGGCCTCGCTGCCGCCAGCATTCCGTTCAGGGCCTCGAAGTTGAAAGGAGGCATGATGGTTGTTGGAATGTCAACTGAAGAAGTGTCAGCATATCTTGCTAAAATTAACAAGTCTGCACAAATCGCTTGCATAAACAGTCCTCGATCCATCACAATATCCGGCCAAGCGGAAGCCATCGAGTTTATCACTCAGGATCTGCGCCAAAAGAACATATTCAACAGGGTCCTAAATGTCAAGGTTGCCTACCATTCTTCTCATATGAAGCTCGTTGAAGATGATTACGttgctgctcttgatgaaatTGTTTCCAGAGACTGTTTTGAGGGAGTCAGGATGTTCTCTTCTGTCACTGGCAAAGAGGTGATGGGAAGCGATTTAAATGCCAAGTATTGGGCAGATAACATGGTTTCTCCCGTTCAATATGTTGGCGCTGTTCAGTCACTCATGAGCCTTCCGCCAGATGATCTCCCAGATGCTTTGGTCGAACTCAGTCCCAGTGCAGTTCTCCGGTCGCCCACGGCCGATGTTCTCGCCACAATCAGCGGTGCTGCCAGTCCAGCATACTATTCAGCACTTGAGCGGAAGCAGAATGGATGCATCACAATATTCGATCTCGTCGGTAAATTGTGGTCTAAAGGGTACCCAGTGAATATGAAGAACGTCGTGTCCAAGGGTCATGAGCAGGAGTCCTTAAGGTGTCTCTCAAATTTGCCATCATACGTCTGGGACCACAGCAAAAAATACTGGCACGAGACTGATTTGAGTCGCGAGAATCGTCTGAGAGAGTATCCTCGAATGGATCTTATTGGCTACAAGGTATCGGATTCTATTGCATCCTTCGAACCTATATGGCGAGGGTTCTTACGCATCTCAGAAAACCCCTGGATTCAAGACCATCAGGTACAAAAGACAATTGTCTATCCAGCCGCCGGCATGGTTTCCATGGTTCTAGAAGGAGCAAGGCAGTTATCAAAAGACAACCAGAATCTTCTAGGGTATGAGCTCGTAAATATGAGCATTGAGAAAGCCATGACAATACCGAACACCGCGTATGGCCTGGAAGTCTCACTTAGCATGAAAAAGGATCCAACAAGCACCGATAGTCATGACAAGATTGGAATAAGATCATTTTTCATATACTCGCGAACTCAGGGACGATCGTGGGATCGACATGCCAGCGGTAGTTTACGCTTCCATTACAAGGTTGGAAACTGGCAGACAGCTTTCCAATCATATGAGAGACGCCAAAGTACCATGAGCGAGATTTGCAAAAAGCCCATCATTCCACGGCAGCTTTATGAGCATCTTGATTCAATCGGAATGAACTACGGACCCTTGTTCCAGAACATTGTCGAGGTTCGCAAGTGCGATGGTCACTGTGTGAGCAGAATCAAGATCCCAGATACCAAGGCAAAGATGCCTTATAAGTTCGAGTACCCACATCTTCTACACCCGGCAACTCTAGATTCCATGATTCAAACTCTATTGGCTATACAGCCATCACCAATGGTTCCTGTTTCCATCAAGTCTCTCTTTGTGACAGCAAACTTGGGTGGTGCGGAATCTGGCGCAGACTTCACCGGCTACTCCTCAGTTAGCAGTACTGGCATTCGAAACGCAGAAGCCACCATTGTCATGAAGCAGGCATCATTAGGTCAAGCATATGTGGTCATTGAAGGCCTGAGTCTTACTGCATTGCCTCACCCATCtcctgaagaaggaggctaCCTCCCTAGCAATCGCAATCTTTGTAGCCAGATCATGTGGAAGGAAGATGCTACCTTTGCACGACCAAGTTCATACATCGAACAAGTCGCCGTTTTGGCTCACAAGTATCCGGGGCTATCGATTCTCCAAATAGGCGGTCACTATGAGCTCTCGCTGGCAACTCTTGGTGCGGTCAGCTCAGATCCGGACGCGACTCCCCAGCTCCTGAGATATACCATTCTtgaggcagatggagatgatacCGCTGCCCGATTTCTTTCATATTCGAAAGGTACCTCTCTTCAGCCGTTCATTGAAGCAATCTCAGATTTTTCGAGGATCAACAATGATTACCACTTAATTGTAGCTTGCACCAGTGCCCAGACAGATAATGACCTTCTGAAGACGAAATTGAAAGCCGGTGGTGTCTTACTGGAGCAAGTCATTGATCCAGGATCTAAAAAGCGACAAATTTGCGAAGCAAAGATCACATCCAACATCGGAAATTCTCAGGCAATTACAAATAACCACCTTATGAGAGACGATGAAAATTTCGTCGATTTCATAGAGGGTGATGTCCAAATCCTCCTAAAGGCTCACAGGTATAACCAGCCATCTCGTTTAATCAATCCAGTGGTCATTATCACTCCAAAAGAAGTAGGGTTCGAAGTTGAAAACTTTATCGCTGCCATTAATCGAATCAAGGAGACAAGAAAAATTCCCTTCTCGATCTCGTCTATGGCTGTCGATGAAGCAGTTGAAGACCCGACTGCAATCGATGGAAAAACAGTTATTTCGCTGCTCGAGTTTTCTGGCCTTGTGTCTCACGACTGTTCCATTTTCGAATGGCAGAAGGAAGATTTCGACGCCTTTCGCGTAATACAAAAGCGGGCCGACCATGTTTTCTGGGTTACTCGGGGAGCTTTGATGAGCTGCGAGAATCCGCGCGGAAGTCCCATCGTCGGGCTCTCTAGGACACTGATCTCCGAAGATTCCCTCAATTCAATTGTCACTTTTGATTTAGGGAACAAATCAAAGCTCGATGATCCCACTGTGGTTGATAACGTGTTGCGCCTCCTTGATGCAACTTTTGGATCAAAACTAGGACTCCTACAGGATACAGAGTTTGCAGAAGAGGGTGGGAAAATTTATATTCCTCGCCTTAAAACACTTCGTTCTATGAATTGCATCATTGAAGGCAAAACTTTGACCGGGAAGTTTTCTCAGAAGCCGTTCGCGAATAACCTGGGTCTTCAGCTCACGATCGAGGCTCCGGGTATTAGTGAAGACAACTTATTCTTCATCAAATCCGAATTACCAGAGCTAGGAGCAGAAGAGGTTGAAATCGCGTTCAAGGAGGCGCATCTGTCTGTGCTTGATCTCGAGGTTGTCCTCGGAAAATCTCAGGAATCAGTTATCGGGGCGGATATCAGGGGCAAAATTACTCGAGTGGGTAGCGAGGTCAAGGGGCTTGCTGTAGGCGACAATGTTGTTGCGTTGGTTGCTGACGGCTCAATCAAAAACTTGGTGAGAGTCAAGTCCCAATTTGTCAAACGTGTTGCTACCAACATTGTACCAAGTTTTCTTGTCAGCGCCTATTTTGCCCTCATACATATCGGAAGAGTGAAACGAGGCAGGAAGGTATTGATCCACAATGGTGCCAGTGCTTTTGGACTTACCGCGATTGATATGGCTCTCACAATTGGAGCTGAAGTCTTTGCTACCATTGTCGGTCCAGAGGCCGATCGACAGCGAGAAATTTTAGAACGGCATGGCGTTTCGGGAGAACATATCTTGGAGGCTGACTCTGGACTTTTTGTCGCCGCTCTATTAGGAGCTACAGACGGTAACGGCGTGGATTGCTTGTTTAACCCAACCTTGGACGCATTTGACGTACAGTTCGATTGCGTCCGAAAATGTA of the Trichoderma breve strain T069 chromosome 4, whole genome shotgun sequence genome contains:
- a CDS encoding KR domain-containing protein, producing MCEPPRREGQNVGSSIVDDIAIVGLALRFPGDATSPQKLWDVLERKESQWSEFPKDRLNIDGYYHPSNQRLGSLSFRGGHFLKDDISAFDAPFFSIPTEEANAVDPQQRILLEVSYEALENAGIRKEDIDGSDAAVYVGSFVKDYEYISLRDQNWGPKYAATGNGIAIMSNRISYFLNLHGPSMTVDTGCSSSLIAVHLAAQSLRTGETSLALAAGTGMILSPETMLPMTALNFLSPDGKCFTFDSRANGYGRGEGIGVVVMKRLTDAIRDNDTIHAVMRASNINQDGRTKGITFPSGDAQVANIRAVYDSAGLDFAQTGYIECHGTGTQAVDNPIMVGSIKTNIGHLEGAAGIAGLIKGVLALERGRVPPNINFIKGNPKIDFKNWRVKVPTEVTDWPIAGIRRVSVNSFGFGGSNAHVVIDEAPGYLALKGLNANHSSTDVIPPSKTGVSAEKKPEARLFCYSANDNAGVVRVMRSHLQFLESIQRDAGDSFLNYSYTLGCRRSNLEWKGFIIAESASNLMAKIQLFDSSHLARSSLKKQHKLGFVFCGQGSQWAKMGADLMSFNVYSASLKEASCFLQIVLGSRFDLLKEILRGGEDTRISDPEISQPATTALQVALVDLLKSFNIQPKYVLGHSSGEIAAAYASGAISRYDAWRIAYYRGLAAASIPFRASKLKGGMMVVGMSTEEVSAYLAKINKSAQIACINSPRSITISGQAEAIEFITQDLRQKNIFNRVLNVKVAYHSSHMKLVEDDYVAALDEIVSRDCFEGVRMFSSVTGKEVMGSDLNAKYWADNMVSPVQYVGAVQSLMSLPPDDLPDALVELSPSAVLRSPTADVLATISGAASPAYYSALERKQNGCITIFDLVGKLWSKGYPVNMKNVVSKGHEQESLRCLSNLPSYVWDHSKKYWHETDLSRENRLREYPRMDLIGYKVSDSIASFEPIWRGFLRISENPWIQDHQVQKTIVYPAAGMVSMVLEGARQLSKDNQNLLGYELVNMSIEKAMTIPNTAYGLEVSLSMKKDPTSTDSHDKIGIRSFFIYSRTQGRSWDRHASGSLRFHYKVGNWQTAFQSYERRQSTMSEICKKPIIPRQLYEHLDSIGMNYGPLFQNIVEVRKCDGHCVSRIKIPDTKAKMPYKFEYPHLLHPATLDSMIQTLLAIQPSPMVPVSIKSLFVTANLGGAESGADFTGYSSVSSTGIRNAEATIVMKQASLGQAYVVIEGLSLTALPHPSPEEGGYLPSNRNLCSQIMWKEDATFARPSSYIEQVAVLAHKYPGLSILQIGGHYELSLATLGAVSSDPDATPQLLRYTILEADGDDTAARFLSYSKGTSLQPFIEAISDFSRINNDYHLIVACTSAQTDNDLLKTKLKAGGVLLEQVIDPGSKKRQICEAKITSNIGNSQAITNNHLMRDDENFVDFIEGDVQILLKAHRYNQPSRLINPVVIITPKEVGFEVENFIAAINRIKETRKIPFSISSMAVDEAVEDPTAIDGKTVISLLEFSGLVSHDCSIFEWQKEDFDAFRVIQKRADHVFWVTRGALMSCENPRGSPIVGLSRTLISEDSLNSIVTFDLGNKSKLDDPTVVDNVLRLLDATFGSKLGLLQDTEFAEEGGKIYIPRLKTLRSMNCIIEGKTLTGKFSQKPFANNLGLQLTIEAPGISEDNLFFIKSELPELGAEEVEIAFKEAHLSVLDLEVVLGKSQESVIGADIRGKITRVGSEVKGLAVGDNVVALVADGSIKNLVRVKSQFVKRVATNIVPSFLVSAYFALIHIGRVKRGRKVLIHNGASAFGLTAIDMALTIGAEVFATIVGPEADRQREILERHGVSGEHILEADSGLFVAALLGATDGNGVDCLFNPTLDAFDVQFDCVRKCGSIIQFASKSSTPISGRISPTSITVSNWNLYELLREDPDFVAELLERATQFTQTVGFKPSPYAELKKVFDIGDLKDGLQHLQQTPHIGFVSLSMAEDGSSTVSVLNDDITKSLEESVESDGTYLLTGGLGGLGRSIAELLVNNGARHLAFVSRSGASSDAARAFLNDLQSRGIDAKAFSVDICNKSELDCLIKDVISLNMPPIRGVFQCAAVLRDSVFSNMTFYDWDTAIKVKTLGSWNLYHSISAEGHDPFYIFLASSSGIIGNRGQANYAAGNCFQDSFARYLQKQGERAVAIDLGPVLGAGMLAENEDILDTLRSNGFFGIPHEDFLTIVKHAITGEITPGVPIPPQITVAVGTGGMNVQINAADPYWTRTALYSYLNLVDIAPPNLLAGAKSFEEATVLVRDGLSIMLSKAMNMLPSEIDMNKSLNAYGVDSLVAVTIRNWILNNCGVQFSVFEILSDSPITEMANAIAVKGGYGGVGTE